The following proteins are co-located in the Hippoglossus stenolepis isolate QCI-W04-F060 chromosome 23, HSTE1.2, whole genome shotgun sequence genome:
- the sf3b2 gene encoding splicing factor 3B subunit 2, which produces MASDGPPGTESLQSDLGSAIAALNTWSHPELQAKLAELGAPVMGPREELMDRLKGYMLQTRILLSKHGDDKPMGSQMPGIPPMPPMPMPPMPPGMGMLQAMSMMPGGPPPSGLHMGMEPPGLPPPGMTHEDQLKMAQQRAAMVLQQEERAKQQGDSRVMDEHDLLEQQKRAAMLLEQERQQEMSKMGPGPRAMPPISAMRGMDPRGPLPPGVSMMPTQKQRVPPPPGEDNRELWQNEEISISGPKIPQALEKILQLKEIRQEQLTDPTGEEYDEGAEMDMNSSAPVMSETEDDDQMSKKDKNRRRRNRKKKSKKKRALEKKELVEQKEGGDKEKDTDTDTDKDKEKEKEKEKEKEKEKEPEVEIEYITEEPEIYDPNYIFFKRIFEAFKLTDDVKKEKEKEPEKTDKPETAVLRKKGFEEERRDSDDSDDDLRPDVPKLSKKKLRRMNRLTVAELKQLVARPDVVEMHDVTAQEPKLLVHLKATRNTVPVPRHWCFKRKYLQGKRGIEKPPFELPEFIKRTGIQEMREALQEKEDAKTMKTKMREKVRPKMGKIDIDYQKLHDAFFKWQIKPKLTIHGDLYYEGKEFETRLKEKKPGDLSDELRIALGMPVGPNAHKVPPPWLIAMQRYGPPPSYPNLKIPGLNSPIPENCTFGYHAGGWGKPPVDEMGKPLYGDVFGTNAADFQAKADEEELDHTPWGELEPSDEESSEEEEEEESDEEKPDETGFFTPADSGLITPGGFSSVPAGMETPELIELRKKKIEEAMDGNETPQLFTVLPERRTGPVGAAMMASTHIYDVSGAMVGRKAGGGQESQGVEVALAPEELELDPMAMTQKYEEHVREQQAQVEKEDFSDMVAEHAAKQKQKKRKAQPQDTRGGAKKYKEFKF; this is translated from the exons ATGGCGTCCGACGGTCCACCGGGCACCGAGTCCCTCCAGTCCGACTTAGGCAGCGCTATCGCGGCTTTGAACACGTGGAGCCACCCGGAGCTCCAGGCCAAGCTGGCGGAGCTGGGAGCGCCCGTGATGG GTCCCAGAGAGGAGCTGATGGACCGGCTGAAGGGCTACATGCTGCAG ACCAGGATCCTCCTCAGCAAACACGGGGACGACAAACCAATGGGCTCCCAG atGCCAGGTATCCCCCCCATGCCCCCGATGCCGATGCCACCCATGCCTCCTGGTATGGGCATGCTCCAGGCTATGAGCATGATGCCCGGCGGGCCCCCTCCGTCCGGCCTCCACATGGGCATGGAGCCCCCAGGTTTGCCCCCTCCCGGGATGACCCATGAAGACCAGCTGAAGATggctcagcagagagcagccatGGTGttacagcaggaggagagagccaAGCagcag GGTGATTCCAGAGTCATGGATGAACATGATCTTCTGGAGCAGCAGAAAAGG GCTGCAATGCTGCTGGAACAAGAGCGTCAGCAGGAGATGTCCAAGATGGGTCCGGGGCCCAGGGCCATGCCGCCCATCAGCGCAATGAGAG GTATGGATCCTCGTGGGCCGCTGCCTCCTGGTGTGAGCATGATGCCGACCCAGAAACAGAGagtgcctcctcctccaggagaaGACAACAGAGAG CTCTGGCAGAATGAGGAGATAAGCATCAGTGGCCCCAAGATCCCTCAGGCTCTGGAGAAAATCCTCCAGCTGAAGGAGATCCGGCAGGAGCAGCTCACCGACCCCACAG GGGAGGAATATGATGAGGGAGCAGAGATGGACATGAACTCCTCGGCTCCAGTCATGTCTGAGACAGAAGACGACGACCAAATGTCTAAGAAAGAT AAAAACCGCAGGCGCAGGAACCGcaagaagaagagcaagaagAAGCGAGCTctggagaagaaggagctggtggagcagaAGGAGGGGGgtgacaaagaaaaagacacagacacagacacagacaaagacaaggagaaagagaaggagaaagagaaagagaaggagaaagagaaggagccAGAGGTGGAGATCGAGTACATCACAGAGGAGCCAGAGATTTACGACCCAAACTACATCTTCTTCAAGAGGATCTTTGAGGCGTTCAAG CTGACAGACGATGtcaagaaagagaaggagaaggagcctGAGAAGACCGATAAGCCGGAGACAGCCGTGCTGAGGAAAAAGGGAtttgaggaggagaggagagacagtgaTGACAGTGATGAC gaTTTAAGACCAGATGTACCTAAACTGTCCAAGAAGAAGCTGAGGAGGATGAACAGACTGACCGTGGCTGAGCTCAAGCAG CTGGTGGCTCGTCCGGATGTCGTGGAGATGCATGATGTGACCGCCCAGGAGCCCAAGCTGCTCGTCCACCTGAAGGCCACCAGGAACACGGTGCCGGTGCCCCGCCACTGGTGCTTCAAACGGAAGTACCTGCAGGGCAAGAGAGGTATCGAGAAGCCTCCGTTCGAGCTCCCGGAGTTCATCAAGAGGACGGGAATCCAGGAGATGAGGGAGGCCCTGCAGGAGAAG GAGGACGCCAAAACAATGAAGACCAAAATGAGAGAGAAGGTCCGCCCCAAGATGGGAAAGATCGACATTGACTACCAGAAGCTGCACGATGCCTTCTTCAAGTGGCAGATCAAACCCAAGCTCACTATCCACGGAGATCTGTACTATGAG ggtaAAGAGTTTGAGACTcgtctgaaagagaagaagcctGGCGATCTGTCCGACGAGCTGCGTATCGCCCTGGGGATGCCAGTTGGACCT AATGCCCACAAGGTGCCCCCTCCCTGGCTGATTGCCATGCAGAGGTAcggcccccccccctcctacCCCAACCTCAAAATACCAGGACTTAACTCCCCCATCCCAGAG aaCTGCACATTTGGTTACCACGCTGGAGGCTGGGGGAAGCCGCCGGTAGACGAAATGGGGAAACCTCTTTACGGTGACGTGTTTGGGACCAATGCTGCAGACTTCCAG gccaAAGCGGACGAGGAGGAGTTGGACCACACGCCCTGGGGAGAGCTGGAGCCTTCGGACGAGGAGtcgtcagaggaggaggaggaggaggagagcgatgAGGAGAAACCGGATGAGACCGGGTTCTTCACACCAGCAGACAG TGGACTGATCACGCCCGGAGGCTTCTCCTCGGTCCCTGCCGGCATGGAGACCCCAGAGCTCATTGAGCTTAGGAAGAAGAAGATCGAGGAGGCCATGGACGG aaacGAGACGCCACAGCTCTTCACTGTGCTTCCTGAGAGACGAACTGGACCAGTGGGAGCTGCTATGATGGCCTCCACGCACATCTATGACGTGTCAGGG gCCATGGTAGGTCGTAAGGCGGGTGGAGGGCAGGAGTCCCAGGGCGTGGAGGTGGCCCTGGctccagaggagctggagctggaccCGATGGCCATGACCCAAAAGTACGAGGAGCACGTCCGGGAGCAGCAGGCccaggtggagaaggaggactTCAGCGACATGGTGGCCGAGCACGCAGCCAAACAGAAG CAAAAAAAGCGGAAGGCCCAGCCGCAGGACACGCGAGGCGGCGCCAAGAAATACAAAGAGTTCAAGTTCTAG